Below is a genomic region from Euwallacea similis isolate ESF13 unplaced genomic scaffold, ESF131.1 scaffold_47, whole genome shotgun sequence.
attgattcagttataatttcttgttcaaaatttccttcatcTGGAGTATCGGGAGTACTTACCAAGCGAGTTAACAGatgtagacaaaaaaaatgcgtttttctaagaagTTTGAATTCGTAACCTGTCCGGGAATTAATATAGTTTAGATTGGGCATTTCTATTTCCTTATAAGATActtgatatttataattagggGTAACATTCTGTAAGGGTACATCTTGGAAATCAGTTTTCGTGTTTCCGTAATCTCTTAAAATGATATCTcttaacataaaattacatttgggTTCTAATTCTATTAAGTAAGTTTCGTTTAATCAGACATTACCTTGTGATTCCTTACAAATCTCTACTCCTATGATTTTTTGAGTTGTTATTACAATCCATTTACTTTCGTCTACATTTtggatttgtaaattttttatatctaaataCACTGGGTTACAATtcgtaatattattttcatatcttaGCAATTCAACTTCGCATGGTACATAATCATTAAAGTTTTCGGGGCGTACATGagaacataaatattcattgaaaGATACGTATTGGCAAGGCTGATTGACGTATCCAAAtgttttgtcttttattatgAGATACTCAAAACTTggtacaattattttataggaattgtTATATTTGACAGGTAACGAAAATAatcgatataaattataagctTGGGTTTCCACTAAAGGGATTTCGATTATGAAGACtatcacattattttttacgtaactctttatttttagagtgttttcgatattcaataaattgtcGGTGTCTGGTTCGAATGGTAATTTTCCTTGTTGCACCTGATTTTGAAtgagttttaatttgtttaaaagcatgcctgaattaattatcttgttatgaaaagtatttaatttggcGAACGTGATTGCCTCTTCTATGTCTGAAAGTATATCGTAGATGTTCTGATAAAATGTTGTAATCTGTGTGATGATCTTATGAATCCTAAAGAACTCAAAAAGGTTTGCTTGTTTAATATTGACTTCATTTACGACTtctataatttctttaatttttgaatccaaaacaatttgatcgtgtgatacattttttatcgtttcttgaaaattatttattgcgttAGTCAAGAGCGTTGTTTGTTTATCGAGGACTAATTTTAAGTTGTTCTGGTTTTCTTTGAGTATGTTAATGTTTTGGTCAATGCGTTTTGCGTCTTCTTGGTCTAAGTTTCCTGTCACGGTTTTGATTATAGTGCCCAATGCGTTTAGTAAGGCTCGCTTAGTACGCATTTTTGTTGggaaaatttggtttatctgttcattaattttttgtttcaagttatttgttatcacaaaagagttataaaattcggatttgtagtctgtaaaattatttatggtcTCATGAAgtaaatcatatttaatgttaatatccGAAAATTCCTGCAACAATTTAGTCATATCATacgtttgaataaaattccagTGGTTGATTGTTTTCTGGGCATTGCCTAATTTGTAAGGTAGTATGCCAGGTTGTCATTTAAGTCATGGTATCGGGATTTTTCGTGTATGAAGGGTCATCTGTAATAAGGggtttcttcaattctttaacacgaacaatttcgattttgaatggacttttgacacttttgatttttactttgTTATGATTCAATTTCTCGATAATTACATATGGACCGCTAAATCTAGGgtggtttttatttctgagatttaagtttttgtaaactttttggtttaatttaaagtcgAATGCTTCGTTGCCTTTAACATTTCTTCTTgctaagattttttctttgttttgatcgGTTTTTTCTCCAATCGTTTCGTACATGGCGTCGACTTTATTCTTATGCGACGAAACgtaatcagaatgaaacgttGTTGTGATTAAATCAAGAGGATCTCGGGAATTAGTATGACCTAAGACAATTTCGTGGGGTGTAAATTTCGTAACGCTGTGAACCGTGCTATTATACGCGATTATGGCGTATGAGATTAACTCATTAATTGGTTTTACGTtatctttttgtttcaaaatccTAAGGTGTTCGATCAAAGTGGAATGGAAACGTTCAACAGGCGAATTTGATTCGTAATGTTTAGGGGTACTGAAATGTATGTTTATCTTTTGGGCCtttaataattcctttaatagttcattatttaattctttgcCATTGTCGCACGTGATTTCCTCGGAACATccaaaaaatgagaaaaaatttatgagtttatCGCAAACTGATTTTGCATTTCTGTCATAAGGGTATGCTTGACcgaatttagagaatttatcaaatatcgtCAGGAAATTTTGGGCTTCGAATATGAAAGTGTCCATGTGTATCATTTGAAATGGTTTGCTGGGTGTTTCTGTTTTAGCGAGTGGAATATATGATTTAAGTCGGCTGTATTTGGCAGTTTGGCAAATAACACAATCGTTAATGTATCGTGTTACGTCCCCTTTTATATTGGGCCAATAGTAAAGTCTCTTAAGTTTCGCTCGCGAGTTTCTTCTATTCCTCGGTGATTTTGTTTGCTCTCATGTTGGTGCTTAATGAGCatagttttttcttcaatttcggaaatattgttaagtaatttggtacatattctaatttttaagttttggaaatttttcaaacataccTCTGTGAATGAAGGTATTAAATCTTTGTCGATAAAATAGACATAACAAGGTTTCTCGTTAGTCATGTATTCTTGGATAAACTGCTTTATAATTTCCAAGTTATTGGGTAGCTCTACGTGACTTATCGTGGTTTTATCGAAACGTTCTTTGTTACATTTAATCTGCAGGTGTAGAGATTTCTTTATCAGGAAttgtagtatttttttgtttatcatttcGTCACGAATGCTTAGTCCAGGGTTCTCGCGATCGGCTTGTTGACTATGTGCGGTTTCATCAGAATTGCACGTGTTGGGAAGATTTACAGGATGAAGTCGGATATCAGATATaacgtttatttttcgttGACTAGGGCCCGGTTCATTCGTATCGTCGTCGTTACCTTGAGCTGAAATTTCTGTTTGGTTTTCTAAGTATTCCTTAATATTCGCATCGGTATCGCCGGGATTATTGACCACTGATTCGTTGTCGTatacgtttaattttattctagaTCATGCATCTGCGTTCGTATTCTGGCGTccctttttgtaaattatttggtAATCAAATTCTTCTAATCGTAACCGCCATCTTATTAATTTGGAGTTTGGTTCTTTTAGATTAAAGAGCTATACAAGGGGTCTATGATCAgtgtatatgtaaaatttgcgTCCGAATAAATAAGGTCTTAAATATATGCATGCCCAAACCATCGCTAACAGttctttttctattgttgaatatttagtTTCCGTGTCGTTTAGGGTTCTCGAGGCGTAGGCTATAGGTTTATCGTTAGGTATGGGTTCTTGCGACAACACTGCGCCGATTGCAAAATTACTCGCGCCTGTTGTTAATAGGAATGGTTTAGTGAAGTCTGAGTATTGCAGAATGGAGAAGTTTATCAGTAATTGCTTACAATGGTCAAAAGCATTTATGAATTCGAGTGtgtgtataatttttgcatccCTTTTTAAGCACTTGGTCATCGGTTTCGTTATCTTCgcaaaatctttaatgaaCCGTCTATAGTAACCAACTAAACCcagaaaagattttatttcttttgttgtCCGGGGAATAGGGAAATTCTTAACTGCATTAATTTTGTCGGGGTtaggttttattatttcttcacttACGATGTGTCCTAAGTATTGGACTTCTTTCCTTAGGAACTCTGATTTgtttagttgtatttttaatttagaatcccgtaatcgagtaaaaacttgctttaatttttctatatgttCTTGTAAGCTAGTGCTGAAGATAATGATATCATCAAGATACACAAAGCATGTTTCGTTTTGTAAGCCACgtaatattaggtcgtgtagtatgaaatgagtaaaattgaattgaaactttagtcatttttttttcatatgaaatgtttttattgtcaatcgaaatatgcaccaccattatcaatacacttctgccatttaacgggaagttcattgattcccctgctgtaaaagcctgcaggccgggagtcgataaactcttggaaggcagctttgacagcctcgtcggagtttaatgttttccctaccaagaagttatccaaattttgaaagaagtggtaatcagtgggtgctaagtcgggtgaatacggtggatgacgaagagtttccaattccaagtcctgtagcttggccaaggtgacttgtgcggtgtgtggccgagcgttgtcgtgcaacaatagcggtgcgcttcgattgactaatcttggctgcttaaccgtcagttgcctcatcatttcggtcagttgtcggcagtagacatcagccgtaatcgattcaccaggtttcatgaagctgtgatggatgacacctgcgttggaccaccaaacggacaccataagcttgttttgatgaagattttttttcgcacaatgttttggtggttcatcttgatccaaccactgcgatgaacgtctggtattgtcatataggatccatttctcatcacaagtaacaatccgattcaaaaatggatcgttattataccggcacaacaaagaacaagcttcgagacgtcgttctttctgtatgtcgctcaactcatgcggtacccacttgtccagctttttcaccttaccaatttcagccaaatgagtcaatattgtttttttggttacactgaatattaacgataattcgcttgcactttgacgtggattcgcttccaccacggctttcagataatcgttatccacttgagtttcaggtcgtccacgtggttcatttgttaggtcaaaattgccagaacgaaatttcatgaaccaacgagatactgtttgctgtgaagtgacttcagtaccaaacacatcattaatattgcgagccgtttgagctgttgtggttccacggtggaactcatatttcattaacacacgaatttcactattttgcatggctgcacaaaaatttttataaaaataaaagttttcaataatttttaacactttaaactctgatcgaaagaggaagaatgtgccttttccacataaaaaagtcaattttaaatatagatttagagtgaagttatttgcagttgaatgtggcatttcgagaatctactcatttcatactacacgacctaatatattgTTCATTACACATTGAAATATAGCCGGGGCGTTTTTTAGTCCAAACGGCATTCTCAAAAATTCGTAGTGTCCTGTATCTGTACTGAAAGCTGTCTTAGCAATATAATTCTCATTCATTTGACTTTGGTCAAACCCATTAGCGAGGTCAAGGGTTGTAAAATAGTGTGCTTTAcccaatttatctaaaatttcattaatgtttGGCAAGGGAAATTTATCGTCCATTGTTTGTTCGTTTAGCTTCCTATAATCGATGACCATAcgctatttttgtttatttgatttatctaATTTCTTTGGAACTATCCAGATGGGAGACGACCAGGGGGAATTTGAATCTCTTATAAtgttttgttgtaataattttgatatctgatttttaacttctaaacgGTGAACTTCGAGATATCGATATGTTTTCGTGAAAATGGGGGTCtcatcttttaatttaatctggtgctttattgcatttgtaaaTGACAAGGGTATACTTtcacaatggaaaatatctctGAATTCATAACACAATTTTCGAATTTGGCTTTTCTCTTCAGGATTGTAATGATCGAACTTAATGTTTTCAAGATtacattttagtaaattatcaaAGTTACTATCCATTGCTACATGCGGTGCGGGATGATCTAGGAAATTTAGTTCATTCAAGTTTACGGGTTTAATCTCTAAGGCTTCtaaaatttggagttttatCGGGTTTTTTCTTGGGTTTAAAATAGAGTTGTGGCTGTATTATCTTGAATTTTAACGAGGCATTCTGGTATTTCGAGATGTCCTAATCTTTGATAAGGGACAATTCTATATCCTTCGGTAAAGTTAACGGGAATTTGTATCTTTTGTATACTTCTCGGGGAGATGATATGGTTCATACTGGAACAATGGGGTCTTTGAAGTTGAGGGTTTTTTGTATCACGGCAAATGGGTATTTCGACATTGGGTAATTTCAGTGTATTAGCTTTAAAGTCTAAATTAGCGTTTAGTTGTTTGATAAGGTCTAGTCCTATGAGTCCGTCAAATTTATCGGAGAAGTTGAACAGGAAAAATTTGTGTGAGCCAGGAGTTTGAAATGTGGGAAAGACAGGTTATGATGCGACTTCATTATGAAATGATGTGGCATGGGCTGTTTGAACTTGGAAAGGTTCGTCTGAGATAGAATGAGGGAAATATTCGTAGGCAATTTCGGGTTTAATGAAACTTCTAGTACTACCAGTGTCTAATAGAAATTTGGCTTGGAGTTCAGGGATAAAAATGTAAGGGAGTTGAATGTCATTTCAAGTTAAGTAGTATTATGTTGTGTCCGTATTTCGGCTGGttgatggaaaatttgaatttctttcttcacttttataatatttgtgaTAATTGAGGTCGAGACATGAGTTACTATCTACGTGGGTGTTTCTATAAACGTCGTAAAAGGGATAATCGTTATTGGAAGTAAGTTCCTCGGGTGATTGGGGGAGAATTTCCTGATTGTATGGTTCTTGgctaatgaaatttcttttcggATTGTGAATGACGGTATTCTCAGAACTAGTGTCCATAGATTCTACGGGGTTTTGATTAGTATTGGATCTGTGAGATCTTTGACCAAACGGTGGTCTAGGTGTGAAAGGTGTTCTTCGAGAGTTACCGAATTGGTTATTGAAAgggaaatttggttttgattGATAAGTATGATTCTTGAAGTTATTGAAAGGGGGTCTGGAAAAATTTGTATGGTTGAAATTAGAATATGATGTCCTTGAAGAGTTTTGTTGAGTGAAGTTGGGGAATATTGGTCCCGAGAAATTATTATGTTGTGTGAAGTTCGAAAAAAGTCTAGGGGGTAATCATTCTGAGGCCGTTGAGTATTGAATGAATTGATAGGGGTTTGGTTAAAATTATGGGAAAAGTTAGATCTATCTGTAGATCTGATGTTGGGTTTAAATTGTCTGTTGAAATTTCCTGTGTTTTGCCCGAAATTCTGTacacttttaaattgtatgaaattctcttcttCCCTAACAAATGACATAGCCTGTTCTATATTATTAGAGGATTTTAGTCTAACTACCAATTGTAGATTATATGataacttattaataaatgtttttaaagcgAACTCGtcgtaatgttttattttaataagcttAGTCTCACTACTTTCAGAGATTGCATTTGacattgaaaaaagtaaactgCGAGAATTCTGTATTCTCATACCAAATTGCAAAGGgctttcatttttaacggctttaaattgattaaatcttGGATAAGGCAATCTATTGATCGCTGATCCGAAAAACTATTTATCAAAACTTCTTTGATGAGAATCCAAGAGTTTAGATCGATAAGTGAAGATATTAAATCTGCAGCTCTACCTGTGAGCTTGCTAAGTATggtataaaataaacagaCATTAATGGTATTATTGGGGTCTGTTCGATTGTAAAAtgcctttaataaattttctatagcaGTTATAAATCTGTTTAGTAGTCTTGGATTTCCatcaaaaagagaaatattatCTGATTGATATcttaaaagttgataattaattacagAAGGCATGTTATCGTTAATAGACTTAATCGATATGTTATTGAATGATTCGATTAAATCGGCTTCGTTAATCGGTTCAATTGTGAAGTTGTGTTTTGTTAGGTTTGGGGAGCTAGTTTATTTAATACCCAAGATATTATACAGATAACGACTAACAGCTAAAGAACACTTCACTGCATGGTAACGTTCTAGCTTGAAGCACGTTGTCCCCCCACGTGTTACTCCCTAGCGTCCGTCGCCGTGTTTTCTACAAGGGCCTGACCCGTCTAGAATTTTCCGGACAATGCGGGAAGATTCACGTACCGTCTAGGTGGTGGTggcgagagagagagagagagtcAGAGTCGTGCGAGACTTCCGCCCAGTAACGGTCCCAACATGTTTTAAGACAATTAATAAACACTAATCTAATATTCTAAATGTAGCTTAAATCTAAAgtatattattcaataaaaaccagcaaaaataacggagaaagaaaaaaaaatgaaacttacaGTACTATAAGAAGCAGTATTCTCATGATCATTCTTCTAAAGAAAGGAATAATTTCCGCTTCGAGAATGTCCGCAGGGCAGGCAATTCTTGTCCTTTCTCGTTGGTGTCTAATGTAAGGCCCGGAT
It encodes:
- the LOC136418928 gene encoding uncharacterized protein, with protein sequence MTKLLQEFSDINIKYDLLHETINNFTDYKSEFYNSFVITNNLKQKINEQINQIFPTKMRTKRALLNALGTIIKTVTGNLDQEDAKRIDQNINILKENQNNLKLVLDKQTTLLTNAINNFQETIKNVSHDQIVLDSKIKEIIEVVNEVNIKQANLFEFFRIHKIITQITTFYQNIYDILSDIEEAITFAKLNTFHNKIINSGMLLNKLKLIQNQVQQGKLPFEPDTDNLLNIENTLKIKSYVKNNVIVFIIEIPLVETQAYNLYRLFSLPVKYNNSYKIIVPSFEYLIIKDKTFGYVNQPCQYVSFNEYLCSHVRPENFNDYVPCEVELLRYENNITNCNPVYLDIKNLQIQNVDESKWIVITTQKIIGVEICKESQGNV